Below is a window of Planococcus rifietoensis DNA.
CTGGAACTGTCCAGCACCTTGAAAGTGAAAGATCAATCGTTCATGGATTACAGTGTGTTGCCCGGAAAATACAACGCCGCTTATATGATCCATCACGAAGAGCTAAAGACCATCATTCGGAAAGCGGCTTGCGAATACGACAACTTCCGTTACTTGAAAGGCACTGCTTGCAAAGGATATACCGAAAACACCGCCATTCTTCAAAAAGGAACCGAAAAGTTCGAAGTGGAAGCCAAGTTTTTCTTCGGGGCGGAAGGCCGGTCATCGGTGACCAGAAAAGCGATGGACATCGAAGTGAAGCAGACGACGTACAACCATCATTTCCTGACGGTGACGTTTCCTCGGGCTGAGAACTTCACGGACGGCAAGATCATCTCGACTTACAACCGCTTTCTCGGTTTATTTCCGCTTCCAGATGACCAAGTGCGCAGCGTCTATTTGATTCCGCCAGGGGATTACAAAACCTTGAAAGAAAAGCCGATCAGCCATTTCCATAAACTTTATACCGATTTGGCACCGGCCGTGGACGGCTATGTCCAGCGCTTGACCGACTGGAAGAAAATCCAGTTGATGATCCCGGTTATGTATCATGCTGAATCCTATGTAAAGGGCAATAAAGCAATCATCGGGGATGCGGCACATGCTGTCCATCCGATGGCGGGAGAAGGCATGAACATGGCCATACAGGACGCTGACGTTTTGGGTGAGCTTGCGGCTGACATTTTATCCGATGGAAAAATCGACCCGGAAAATCTTAAGTGGTACGAAAAAGTGCGCTACCGCCGGGCGGACCATGTCATCCAGCTAAGCCATCTGGCGGCGCTCGCCTATTCATTCCCGTATCGTCCAGTCAGCTATTTGCGCCAACGCACTTTCGAGCGCATGGAAGAAGATCCGATTCTTCATTTCAAGCAAATGTTGAATGTCTCGGGGCTTGGCTTATGGAAAGAGAATGTCCGGGACCGCTTTATCCAAGGCGGGTTCATGCCGGTCCGCGCGAAGGAACTGACAGAAGACACGAAAGAACTGAAATACTACAAACCGGAAGATGACTACCCGTGGAAAGTGGAGGGACTTATATGATCGATATAATGAAGATGGTAAAAGCAAGAACGTATATGAAACGAAATGAGCCCTTCCTGTACAGCTGGCATGCTTATGTTGGCTACGAATTGGATCTGTTCAAGGCATTTGAACGCCCGATGACCCAGTTTGATGTGGCGGATGCTTTGGAACTCGATGAGCAGTTGCTTGCGCAATGGGTAGCGATCGGCGTCTCGATCGGCTATTTAAAAGAAACCGGGCGCAACCGCTACCAAATAAAGAACCGCTGGAAATTGCCGAAATCCAAAGGCAATAATTCATCGGGTGTATTGCTGAAGGAAATGATGGAACTGCACATTCCGACGCTTTTGGAGTACCCGAAAATGATGCGCAACCAAAGCCGTCTTCACTTTGATGAAGATGAGCACGCATCGACTGTCGCAGAAACGAGCCGTCTGCTTGAAGTATTGGCTTATCCGAAAATGGCCAAGAGATTGAAGGAAAAAGACTGCCGCCGTGTGCTTGATATCGGCTGCGGAGAAGGCGGCTACATAAAGAAATTGGGCCAGCGATTCCCAACGACGCAATTCACGGGAATCGAAATCAGCGAAGAAGTTGTCGAGAAGGCGAAAGAACTGACAGCAAACCAAAACAACGTCTCCATCGAGCAGGCGGATTTGTGGAATTACAAACCCGAATCCCCACAAGATATGGTGATGCTCAATAACGTGCTGCATTACATCCCGCTCGAGAAGCGCCAGGCCTTGTTCAAGGAAATCAGCAGCTGGATTGCACCGGGAGGCATTTTCTCGGTCGTCACCCCAATCGCCGGCGGCCCGGACAGCCCGCCTTTCGCCAATGTCTTCAATAGCTTCTTCTCATCATTCGACAATCTCTACAGGCTGCCGAAAAGGGAAGAAGTCATCGAATGGGGCGAAGAATCAGACCTCGAAATCCTCAGCCTCCGCACCGTCATCAAAGAAGGCGGCTGGTACATCGTGCAATATGAAAAGAAAAGCGAGAGCGCCCGTTAAGCTTCGACAGGCATAAGGCGAGTTTCCGAAGCGGCGCTCTTTGCCGCACAGGAAAATTGACTTATGACCCAAGAAGCTGGGCGATCGAGCTGGACAAAGAAAAGCTGAGACAGCCATGTAGACCCGACAAGCACAAGACGGTTTGCTGAAGCGGCGTTACTTGCCGCGTAAGCAAAATGGCTTGTGACCTCGAGGGTCTGGCTGTCGAAGCTAGCCAAAAAGAAAAGCTGAAGTGGCCGTTCTGGCTCGACAGGCGTAAGCCGAGTCCCCGAAGCGGCGTATTTCAGCCGCACAGGGGAATTGGCTTACGGCCCGAGAGTCAGGCCACTGAAGCTAGACAATAAGAAAAGCTGAAGCAGCCGTTTAGATTCGACAGGCATAAGACGGATGGCCGAAGCGGCGCTTTTTGCCGCACAGGACAGTTGGCTTATGACCCGAGAATCTGGTTGCTGAAGCTAGACAAAGAAAAGCGAAAGCGCCCGTTTTTAGGAAGCTAACCTAAGGACGCGACGTCCTGTCGCAACGGTTAGCTGACCCACATCCTGTGGCTCCTCGACAGGTGTAAGGCGAGTTTCCGAAGCGAATCACAAAAAAAGCCCTGAAGCGTTTAGCTTCAGGGCTTTTCTTATTTGCGCAATGAACCGAGTTCAGAGGCAATGGCCTGCATTTCGTTCGGGCTGAAATTATCGCGATTTTTAACCATCTCGTAAATTTCACGCAAGTCTTCGTACTCGGACGTGTTGAAATGCTCTGCTTTCATTGCATCCACATTGACCATGCGCAGTTTCGTTTTTATTTCTTCAATCATAAAATCGACGTTCTCAGGTGATTGTTTGGATAAATCCATGAGCCATTCCTGCCTTTCGGGTGGGTATGCTTTATCATTTCATTATTCAAATGGAATGTCAATTGCCAGAACGCGCCTGTTCTTTCTCTTCTTTGATCTTCGCCGTGATTTTCTTCGTCTCGTAAACGATGACGCCAGAAAGTCCGAGAAGGCCGATCAAGTTCGGGAAAGCCATCAAGCCGTTCATGACGTCCGAGAATGTCCAGACGACATCAAGCGAGACTGTCGCGCCCACAAAGACCATCGCGACGAAAGCGATACGGTAGACAATCAACAAGCTTGGATTCTTGAACAGGTACTGGAAACATTTCTCGCCGTAGTACGACCAGCCGATGATTGTCGAAGAAGCGAAGAAGATCAAGCCGATCGCCACGATAATCGGGCCGGCACCGCCAAGGAACTGTTCGAATGCAGCCGTAGTCAGCGCAGCGCCTTCAAGGCTGTCATCCAGATACAGGCCGGACATGACGATAGTGATACCTGTGATTGAACAGATGATCAAAGTATCGAACAACACTTGCGTCATCGATACCAAAGCCTGGCGTCCAGGCATGTCGGTTTTTGCTGCAGCTGCAGCAATCGGAGCAGATCCAAGGCCCGCTTCATTGGAGAAGACGCCTCGTGCGACACCGTAGCGGATTGCAGCACCGATGGCACCGCCGACTGCCGCTTCGCCTGTGAAGGCGGCGCTGAAAATCGTGCCGATCGCTGCAGGAATAAGATCCATATTGAGAATCATGATGATGATTCCCGCAATGATATAGAATAAGGCCATGAATGGAACAAAGAATGCTGTAACTTTACCGATTGTCTTGATTCCGCCGATGATGACGATAGCAGCGAAGACGGTCAGGATGATGCCCGTGATCCATGTCGGCACAGAGAACGTATCGCGCACGACGGATGCAACGGAGTTGGACTGCGTGCCGTTACCGATACCGAATGCTGCGATGGCGCCGAAAATGGCAAATAGCACGGCCAACCATTTTTGTTTCAAACCGTGTTCAAGGTAATACATTGGCCCGCCGGCCATTTGTCCTCGAGCATCCACGATGCGGTATTTGACGGCGAGTACGGCTTCACCGTATTTTGTCGCCATCCCGAAGAATGCTGAAAACCACATCCAGAAGACGGCTCCCGGGCCGCCCAAAATAACGGCAGTGGCGACGCCGACAATGTTCCCTGTTCCGACTGTCGCGGCCATTGCCGTCGACAAGGCCTGGAAATGGGAGATATCGCCTTGTGATTCAGTATCGGGATTTTTGCTGAATGTTAGCTTTAATGCGTACGGCAAAAGGCGCAATTGCAAGAGCCCCAGACGTATAGTCAGGAAAATCCCTGTCCCCACCAGGAGAATCAAAAGCGGCGGTCCCCATACATAACCGCTGACAGTGCCTAGAAATTCTGTTAATGCCTCCATCTTTTCTCCCCCTTTTCAGTTCTCTTTTCTTTAGGAAAAATTCCTCCTGTAGAGTTAATATTCCGAAAGTTTTATGGCATAGTCAAGTTATTTTTAAAAAATAATTTGTGAAGTGTTTAGATTATGGAGGAACAGGGAAAAATTCGAAGTATGATAGAAACTATATTTTATACTAGGAGGAATTTGGAATGAGCCAAAACAAATTGATGACAGGATTATTAATAGGGGCGGCAGTCGGCGTGCTTGTATCGCTGCTTGACCGGAATACCCGTGAGGATGTTATGAACAAATCGAAAAAAGCGAGCGAAAACGCAAAATACTATGCAAACAATAAAGATGAATTGAAATCAGCATTCAAAGAACAGGCAGAGCGTGCGCAAAATCTATATGCCCGCATTTCAGAAGATGCTGCATATGTCGGCGGCAAAGTAGAGCAAGTGAAAAAGCTTGTCCCTGAAGTGAAAGAAGTGGCAATGGAAGCAAAAGGCGCCGTACTGGAAACAAAAGATGCGGTTGTCGAATCCAAAGATGATGTTGTATCAGCGGTCAAAGAAGATAACCCGTCACCGAGTTCTTCACTGACGGACGATTCTTCTTCTACAAACGGCCCTTCATCAAACACCACCAACTCTCAGAACCAGAACCGCAACTAAAGGCCAGGTTCATGGCAACACATAAAAAAGGCGGCCAGTCCCAAGTACGGAAACCAAGATACGACGTGCTGACTGGCCGTGGATTTATAAAAGAATTAGGAATACGGATCAAAGACGTCGATGTGCAGGGACTCGGAGCGCAATTGGCGTTTTTTTTCCTATTATCGATTTTCCCTTTGCTAATTTTTCTTGTCACTTTGCTTCCATATTTGAATCTGCCGAGGGAAGAAGTCTTCCTGTTTATGGAAGATGTCATTCCATCGGAAGTATATGTGTTGATTGAGCAAACCTTGAACGAAATTTTGACGGATCAAAATAGTGGCTTGTTATCATTCGGTGTGCTTGCGACGATCTGGTCAGCGAGCCTGGGCATGGATGCATTGATCAAATCCTTGAATGCTACCTATGGAGTCAAAGAAAGCAGGCCGTTGTTAGTAGCGAGGGGCATGTCGATTTTAATGACCATTCTGTTGATCATTATGCTGGTGGTAGCGCTGGCACTGCCGATATTCGGCCGCCAGATCGGCTTATTCTTCTTTGCATTCCTCGGCCTGGAAGAAGGATTCCTTGAATTATGGGGCATGATCCGTTTCACCATTCCAGCCTTGATTACATTCATTGTATGCGCAGTGATCTATTGGCTTGCGCCGAATGTCCGGATCAGTTTCTGGACGGTGCTGCCCGGAGCGGCTTTCGCATCGCTCGGCTGGCTATTGCTGTCATTTTTGTTCTCCATCTACATCAATAATTTTGGCAACTTCTCAGCCACGTACGGAAGCATCGGCGGGATTATCCTGCTATTGCTATGGCTTTACCTTTCAGCGATGCTCTTGATCATCGGCGGGCAAATCAATGCCGTCATGCAAGGAAGGCGGCACTCCAGAAAACGGCTGCATAAAAAAAAGACGGCTCTTCCCGGTAAATGAGGGAGAGGCGTCTTTTTTGTGTGATTTCAGACATTGCGATTGAGCATGCGCAATCCATTCAAGATGACCAAGATGGTGCTGCCTTCATGCCCGATGACACCGAGCGGCAACGAAATCGCCTGGAAGAAATTCGATAGGATAAGCAACAAGATGACTGCCACAGAGAAAAAGATATTCTGCTTGATGATGCGCTGCATTTTTCTTGCCAGACGGATCGAATAGGATATACGGGATAAATCATTTTTCATCAAAATGACGTCCGCAGTTTCTAGGGCGATGTCAGTTCCTTCACCCATGGCGATGCCGGTTGTCGCTGTCGCTAGAGCTGGAGCGTCGTTAATGCCATCTCCAGTCATCGCCACATATTTGTACTGAGCCAATAATTTTTTCAAGTGCTGCACTTTATCGCCAGGCAGGCATTCGCCGATGTACTCATCGACACCGGTTTCTTCTGCAATGGCTTTTGCGGTTTTCCGGTTATCACCGGTCAGCATGATGCAATAAATGCCGCGGTCCTGAAGTTCCGCGATGGTGGATTTGGTAATGTCGCGGACCGTATCTTTGAGCGCCATGGCAGCGAGAATCCCATGCCCGTCCCTGACAAAAGTGACGGTCTTTCCTTGATTCGCCAGGCTTTCTAGAATGCCCCTTTGAAACGCGTAAGCTTCATGCTCACCAACAAAGCCGGGTTTACCGATCAGGATTTCATCGCCATTCAATTGCGTTTTCAACCCGTTCCCGGGCACGTCCACAACTTGCAGATTGCGCAGCGGCTCGAACCCTTGCTGAATGACAAAATCGGTCATCGCTTTTGCAAGCGGATGGTTGGATTGGGATTCAATTCCTGCGACCAGCGCCATCACTTGTTCGCGATCTGCGTCTTGGCGAATGATGAAATCTGTCACTTCGGGTTTGCCGCGTGTCAATGTGCCGGTTTTATCGAATGCGATGGCTTTAATGACGCTTAAATTCTCCAGATGCGCACCGCCTTTAAAGATGACACCGCTCTTGGCACCGTTGGAAATGGCAGCAAGCGTGGCGGGCATAATAGAAGCGACCAGTGCACAAGGCGATGCGACCACAAGCAGCACCATGGCCCGGTAGAATGTTTCATTCCAGCTCCAGCCTGCTAAAAAATGCGGCAGGAAAAGCATGAGCACGAATACGATCAGGACAATTTTGACATAACGGCCTTCGAAGCGTTCGATAAATTGTTGGGAAGGAGACTTCTCGCTTTCAGCGGATTGCACGAGCTCGATGATTTTTTGGAACATCGTTTCAGAACTCGGTTTGGTCATGACCATCGTGACCGAGCCCGACAGATTGACGGTGCCCGCAAATAAATTATCGTGTTGGTATTTGGACACCGGAATCGCTTCACCGCTGATGGCAGATTCGTCGACGGCGGTTTGTCCTGAATGGATTTCACCGTCGACAGGAATGCGTTCGCCGGGCTTTACGGCGATGAGGTCTCCTGTGTTCAATTCACCGACCGGAACGCGCACTGTCTCGCCGGATTCTTTCAATAGCCACGCTTCATCCGGCTGCATCTCCATGAGGGCTGAGAGTTCTTTACGGCTTTTGTTCATCGTATAAGTTTCAAGTGCGCCGCTTAATGCAAAGATGAAGATCAGGATGGCGCCTTCCGTCCAATAACCGATGATGGATGCGCCGACAGCTGCCAGAATCATCAGGAATTCGACATTCAATTCTTTGTCTTCGATGGTTTTCTTGATGCCGTATTTCGCCTTGGCGTAACCGCCGATTACAAAAGCCAGCAAATAGATGGCGACGGAAGGAAGAGCGATATCCTGTAATTCCAGGATATAGGCGATGATGATCAGGACGCCTGATAACACCGCGGCGATCAATTCGATATGAGGCCGAACTTTATTCCACATAGCCACTCCTCCATCAAATAGTCAGATATCGGTAATTACTGTCAGTTTACCATAAGGCTCTCCGGATAGAAGCGGGATTTTGCTTAATAGATGTCATTTTGGCTAATCCTTTTGCGAATGACATAAAAAGCCCTAAAGCTTTCATTGAAAGCTTCAGGGCTTGGGGATTATTCGTTTTCAGTAGATGGCCGGTTTTTGAATTGCTGCATTTTGTTGTCCAAATCGTCGACCATGGCAATCAGCCGGTCAATATCTTCAAGCTCCGTGCTTTCCGGTTCGATGGCATCTAACACATCGAGGAACATGCTGAGCCTTTGTTTCATATAAGTTACTTGCTGTTCCTTATCAGTAATGGATTTTCCCATTGATTCCACCTCATTTCCATTGTATATAGTAGCTGATAACTAAAGGAATATCAATAGTACACAAAAAATGCGGGAATAACAAAAAAATATTAATTGAATATTTACACTATTCGATTAATGTGATATAGTAGCATCAATCCTTTACGAGGGGAGGACAAGACGGATCACCGAACCATAAAGAACGCGATCGGAAAGAGGAGGCGATTCGAGCATTTAGGTGGCTTCACCGACAGTGCGATTATGGAAACGAACTGTAAACATAAAACATAAAGGCTCAGCCCGCAATCTGCCATGCAGAAACGGACTGAGCCTTTTATGTGTTTAAATCAATTCGTATGTCTCCACAATATCAATGGTCTCTTCAACAGAACGGACCATCGAGCAGTTTTTACGCGTCAGTTCCATCACGCGGGGCATTTTCGATTCATTGATATCGCCTTTGATGCGGAAATGCAGATGGACTTTTGAAACGCGGTCCGCTTCTTCGGCGACGCGGACGATTTCCTTCACTTCCACTTCGATGTCTTCTGCCGGCATCCGTTGCTTGTCCAGTACTTTGCGGATGATGCCTGCGCTGCAGATGGCCAGTGAAGAGACCAGCAACTGATAAGGGCGGAACCCGTATTCTTCATTGGTTGAGACGTGGAGCTCACCAAAAGGCAAATGCCCGGTAAATCCGTGTTCATTCATGGAAAATTTCATCTTGTATCTCCTCCTTATGTTAAAATTGTAGCGGAAACTTCCAAAAATAGAAAAGAACGTGCTCGTTCGGGGAGGCATTATGAAATATTATTTATCAAGCGCCCGCGCCCGCTTTTGGATTTTGGTTGCTATTGTGTCGATATCAGGGTTTTCGCAAGGCATGCTATTGCCGCTCATTGCCGTCATTTTCGAACAGGACGGCGTGTCATCTGCGCTAAACGGACTCAGTGCAACAGGCTTATACATAGGTATTATCGCTGTCGCTCCGTTCATGGAGCCACAGCTGAGAAAGTTCGGGTTTAAACCGCTGATTCTCGTGGGCGGCGCAATGGTCATCCTTGCACTGCTTGCGTTTCCATTATGGAAAAGCGTCTTGTTTTGGTTTATCTTGCGCATTTTGATCGGCGTAGGGGACCAGGCGCTGCATTTTTCGACGCAGACCTGGATCACCAGCACTTCGCCTCACCATAAGCTGGGCCGCAATATCGCGATCTATGGCATGTCATTTAGTGTCGGTTTTGGTGCAGGTCCGCTGTTCGTGCCGCTCGTCGAAGTGTTCGAAGCATTGCCGTTCATCATTTCCGGGGTTCTCTGCTTGATTGCCTGGTCGTTGGTATTTTTCCTGCGCAACGATTTTCCGGAGCATTCCGCCAGTTCAATGGGGGCCAAAGGAACCTTGCAGCGCTTTCAAACGGCTCTTGTCATCGGCTGGGTCGCTTTTTTGCCCCCGCTCGGCTATGGTTTTTTGGAAGCATCACTGAGCGCGATCTATCCGGTCTATGCTTTGCGCCAATCATTCGATATCAGTATGGTCTCCTATATTCTCGCTGCCTTTTCCATCGGAGCGATTGCGACGCAATTGCCGCTCGGTGAACTCAGTGACCGCATCGGACGGAAAAAGGTATTGATGATTGCGCTAAGCGGCGGGGGGATGGCGTTTTTGGTGGCGACGTTCTTTGAATCAAATGCCTGGCTCACGCTCGTTTTGTTTGTGGTGGCTGGCATGTTTGTCGGATCGACTTTTTCGCTCGGCATTTCTTATATGACTGACTTGATGCCGAAAGAATTACTGCCGACGGGAAATTTATTATGCGGTGTGGCATTCAGCGTCGGCAGTTTGCTCGGCCCAGCGGCAGGGGGCTTGTTCCTTGAAGTCACAGAGCAGCTGAGTTTCCTATTGCTGATCACCGGGATCTTATTGACCTTGTTCACCATCATCGCTTTTAAAGGGCCGCGCAAACAGACGGCCTAACTTCTGAAATTAATTTGGTGTTGTTAAAGTTTAGGGGCAGACGCTTCCTAAACTTTTTTAGTTCCATGAAAAAAAGCCACAGGCCCCGTATTCAACGGTTTGGCCTGTGGCTTGAATTATGTCAGCGTTTTGGGATCTTGATCTGCGTGCATTGCCATTTCAATGAAGAACCTGATTTCTTGATCGAATTGGCTGAAATGCTCACGCTTGAGCCGGAACTTATTGGTGTACTTAATTTTATTGCGCTGTTCTTCAGGGAGCAGGTTGTTGATCCACAACTCGGCTAATGCGGATGGTTCGTGGGAGGTGAGCGCAAGCAGTTCTGCGCCGATCTTTTCCCGCTGTCCAGGCCCGCCGCTGCAAATGGTGATAAACGAGTAATCGATTAAACCATCTTTTGACTTTTTAATAAAGGTCCGCATCGGCGCTGCAATTTTTCCAGCCCAAATCGGAGCCAGCAAAATCACCGGGCTGTATTCTCTCAGGTCAAAATCCAGTGGTGCCAAACGGGAGTCGCGCTTGATAAGGAAATCCATCAAGATCGATATATCTTTCCGTTTCTTTTGTTCTTTGATTTCGCGCAATTCGCACCCGATCCGGCTTTGCAGTTCTATCGCTAGCTTTTGATTGTTCTCGGAATGGGAGTAATAGACGATCAACGGCTTCATGACGATCCCTCCTGATTAGCTGGTTTCACCTGGGCTTTGGCAATAAGTGCCTTCAAAACCTGATGGACTGCTAAAAAATCAAATACATTGGCTGGAGTCGAGAGTATGCGAAGCGCGAATCAAAGAGCGGGAAACCTTCTATTTCAAGGTCAACAAGCACACCGCTTCCACTTGCGAAGTCTGCGGGAACATATCGATCGGCTGGATGTATTCGACGCGGTAAATCTTCGTCAATTGCTGCAAGTCTTTCGCAAGCGTGGACGGGTTGCAGGACGTATAGACAAAACGTTTCGGTTTTACTTTCAAGATGGTTTTCAAAAGCGAATCCGCAAGCCCGGTGCGCGGCGGGTCGACTGTCAACACATCCGGTACATACCCTTCCTTGCGCCAAGTATCGAGCCATTTTTCTGCTGTGCCCGTCACATAAGTGGCTTGGTGGCCTTGTTTTTTTGCGTTGGCTTTTGCATCGGCAACGCTTTCCGGGATGGTGTCCATGCCACGGATTTCACGGGCGGAATCCGCCAGCCACAGGCCGATTGTGCCGACGCCGCAGTACGCATCGACGACGGATTCCTTGCCGGTCAGTTTCGCCGCGCGCTTGATTTCATCGTAGAGCTTCACGGTCTGTTCCGGATTCAATTGGAAAAACGCACGGGCAGACAAGTCGAACGATAATTCGCCGAGTTCTTCGTGAATGGTCGGTTTCCCGAACAGCGTACGTGTCGTTTCGCCGAATACGAGTGAAGTTTTTTCGGTATTGACATTTTGGACGATGGACACCAAGTTCGGGTCGATTGCGCTCAATCGTTCGACGAGCACTTTTTCTTTCGGGATGTCTTTGCGCGTCGTGATGAGCACAAGCTGGATTTCGCCGGTTTTGACGGCTGTACGGACAGCGATCGTCCGGACCAGTCCTTTCATCGATTTGCCGTCGTAGATGGATAGGTTCAATTCTTCGATGATGCGCTTCGCGGCATTAGTGATTTTCACCGTATCCGGATGCTGGACGAGGCATTGTTCGATATCGAGCAGCTGTTGGGAGCCTTCCGCGAACAAGCCGGCCATTACTTTGCCGTCTTTCTTGCGTGTTTGGAACTGGCTCTTATTGCGGTAATGCCAAGGGTCGTCCATGCCGATCGTCTTGCGTACTTGGATGTCCGTCCCGCGCAAATAACGGTCGAGTGATTGCAATACCAGATCGCGTTTTTCAACGAGCTGCTGGCTATAGGATAAATGCTGCAATTGGCAGCCGCCGCATGTTTCAAAAATTGGGCACGGCGGCGTCTGGCGGTGGGGGGAAGCTTTACGGATTTTCAATATCCGGGCTTGTGCGAAATTATGTTTCACAATGGTCACTTGTGCTGTTACTTCTTCACCTGGCAGTGCGCCCGGAACGAAGACGACATTGCGCTTGAAAAAGCCGACCCCTTCTCCGTTAATGCCGAGCTTTTTAATGGTTAAGGGGAATTTCTGCCCCATTTCAATGATTGGTTTTTCAGTCATGCAGGTCACGTCCTTCAGTTGGTCATCCCTTCATTATACGCTTATTTGTATATGTCAGCCAGTGCTTCCGGCAAATTCGGGAACTCGAACTTAAATCCATGGTCGAGAAGGACGGTTGGCAGTGCCCGCTGTCCTTCGAGCACCAGCCTGCTTTTATCGCCGAGCGCCGCTTTCAACGCAAACGAAGGGGCAGGGATCCAATGCGGCCGGCCGAGCGCTCGCCCGATTTCCTTGCCGAACGCCTTCATGCGCTGCGGGTTCGGAGCTGTCACATTGAATGGGCCTGTAAGTTCTTTTTGTTCGATTGCGAAAAGAACCGCGCGCGCTGCATCGCGGACGTGGATCCACGACAGCCATTGTCTGCCGCTGCCGACTGTGCCCCCGGCGAACAATTTATA
It encodes the following:
- a CDS encoding DUF1128 domain-containing protein encodes the protein MDLSKQSPENVDFMIEEIKTKLRMVNVDAMKAEHFNTSEYEDLREIYEMVKNRDNFSPNEMQAIASELGSLRK
- a CDS encoding FAD-dependent oxidoreductase, whose translation is MKTDVFIGGGGIGGLTLALKLARRGFDVVLAERMAVRSPTYKGELLQPKSMQVFDGLNVYDAICDRSNEIKVLDMLELSSTLKVKDQSFMDYSVLPGKYNAAYMIHHEELKTIIRKAACEYDNFRYLKGTACKGYTENTAILQKGTEKFEVEAKFFFGAEGRSSVTRKAMDIEVKQTTYNHHFLTVTFPRAENFTDGKIISTYNRFLGLFPLPDDQVRSVYLIPPGDYKTLKEKPISHFHKLYTDLAPAVDGYVQRLTDWKKIQLMIPVMYHAESYVKGNKAIIGDAAHAVHPMAGEGMNMAIQDADVLGELAADILSDGKIDPENLKWYEKVRYRRADHVIQLSHLAALAYSFPYRPVSYLRQRTFERMEEDPILHFKQMLNVSGLGLWKENVRDRFIQGGFMPVRAKELTEDTKELKYYKPEDDYPWKVEGLI
- a CDS encoding YihY/virulence factor BrkB family protein — translated: MATHKKGGQSQVRKPRYDVLTGRGFIKELGIRIKDVDVQGLGAQLAFFFLLSIFPLLIFLVTLLPYLNLPREEVFLFMEDVIPSEVYVLIEQTLNEILTDQNSGLLSFGVLATIWSASLGMDALIKSLNATYGVKESRPLLVARGMSILMTILLIIMLVVALALPIFGRQIGLFFFAFLGLEEGFLELWGMIRFTIPALITFIVCAVIYWLAPNVRISFWTVLPGAAFASLGWLLLSFLFSIYINNFGNFSATYGSIGGIILLLLWLYLSAMLLIIGGQINAVMQGRRHSRKRLHKKKTALPGK
- a CDS encoding OsmC family protein, which translates into the protein MKFSMNEHGFTGHLPFGELHVSTNEEYGFRPYQLLVSSLAICSAGIIRKVLDKQRMPAEDIEVEVKEIVRVAEEADRVSKVHLHFRIKGDINESKMPRVMELTRKNCSMVRSVEETIDIVETYELI
- a CDS encoding class I SAM-dependent methyltransferase, coding for MIDIMKMVKARTYMKRNEPFLYSWHAYVGYELDLFKAFERPMTQFDVADALELDEQLLAQWVAIGVSIGYLKETGRNRYQIKNRWKLPKSKGNNSSGVLLKEMMELHIPTLLEYPKMMRNQSRLHFDEDEHASTVAETSRLLEVLAYPKMAKRLKEKDCRRVLDIGCGEGGYIKKLGQRFPTTQFTGIEISEEVVEKAKELTANQNNVSIEQADLWNYKPESPQDMVMLNNVLHYIPLEKRQALFKEISSWIAPGGIFSVVTPIAGGPDSPPFANVFNSFFSSFDNLYRLPKREEVIEWGEESDLEILSLRTVIKEGGWYIVQYEKKSESAR
- a CDS encoding YtxH domain-containing protein codes for the protein MSQNKLMTGLLIGAAVGVLVSLLDRNTREDVMNKSKKASENAKYYANNKDELKSAFKEQAERAQNLYARISEDAAYVGGKVEQVKKLVPEVKEVAMEAKGAVLETKDAVVESKDDVVSAVKEDNPSPSSSLTDDSSSTNGPSSNTTNSQNQNRN
- a CDS encoding SE1561 family protein, with product MGKSITDKEQQVTYMKQRLSMFLDVLDAIEPESTELEDIDRLIAMVDDLDNKMQQFKNRPSTENE
- a CDS encoding heavy metal translocating P-type ATPase; this translates as MWNKVRPHIELIAAVLSGVLIIIAYILELQDIALPSVAIYLLAFVIGGYAKAKYGIKKTIEDKELNVEFLMILAAVGASIIGYWTEGAILIFIFALSGALETYTMNKSRKELSALMEMQPDEAWLLKESGETVRVPVGELNTGDLIAVKPGERIPVDGEIHSGQTAVDESAISGEAIPVSKYQHDNLFAGTVNLSGSVTMVMTKPSSETMFQKIIELVQSAESEKSPSQQFIERFEGRYVKIVLIVFVLMLFLPHFLAGWSWNETFYRAMVLLVVASPCALVASIMPATLAAISNGAKSGVIFKGGAHLENLSVIKAIAFDKTGTLTRGKPEVTDFIIRQDADREQVMALVAGIESQSNHPLAKAMTDFVIQQGFEPLRNLQVVDVPGNGLKTQLNGDEILIGKPGFVGEHEAYAFQRGILESLANQGKTVTFVRDGHGILAAMALKDTVRDITKSTIAELQDRGIYCIMLTGDNRKTAKAIAEETGVDEYIGECLPGDKVQHLKKLLAQYKYVAMTGDGINDAPALATATTGIAMGEGTDIALETADVILMKNDLSRISYSIRLARKMQRIIKQNIFFSVAVILLLILSNFFQAISLPLGVIGHEGSTILVILNGLRMLNRNV
- a CDS encoding alanine/glycine:cation symporter family protein, translating into MEALTEFLGTVSGYVWGPPLLILLVGTGIFLTIRLGLLQLRLLPYALKLTFSKNPDTESQGDISHFQALSTAMAATVGTGNIVGVATAVILGGPGAVFWMWFSAFFGMATKYGEAVLAVKYRIVDARGQMAGGPMYYLEHGLKQKWLAVLFAIFGAIAAFGIGNGTQSNSVASVVRDTFSVPTWITGIILTVFAAIVIIGGIKTIGKVTAFFVPFMALFYIIAGIIIMILNMDLIPAAIGTIFSAAFTGEAAVGGAIGAAIRYGVARGVFSNEAGLGSAPIAAAAAKTDMPGRQALVSMTQVLFDTLIICSITGITIVMSGLYLDDSLEGAALTTAAFEQFLGGAGPIIVAIGLIFFASSTIIGWSYYGEKCFQYLFKNPSLLIVYRIAFVAMVFVGATVSLDVVWTFSDVMNGLMAFPNLIGLLGLSGVIVYETKKITAKIKEEKEQARSGN